Proteins from a single region of Candidatus Polarisedimenticolia bacterium:
- a CDS encoding S41 family peptidase: MMPMDRGRKAMLAVSSALVAFVLLGGVLGRSLAVEGTYSFLKLFNEVLYLVRNNYVEPVKDDALMEGAYRGMLEALDPQSEYLSAAEVHLAASGGRSGPADLGLVLSKRRGYAVVVSAMEDSPGRKAGLSTGDVILTVDGKSTMKMGAWEATQALQGKPGSTVRLNVLRGTEARSEDMSLVRKTPARAAVVATLPEPGTGVLKVSSLLEGDAERVRKSLASLKTQGARKLIIDLRANAGSRMEEAVKVAGFFAGAGVVAQVADRKAGNSELTAPASPAVWKGPLVAIVDGGTAGAAEVLAAALRDRAGASLVGEKTWGMGTLQKVITLPAGDGIRLSVAKYLSPAGKDWNGTGLSPDVAQAKDAESGTEDVQMKKALEVLRQDGPQRQAA, translated from the coding sequence ATGATGCCCATGGATCGCGGGCGCAAAGCGATGCTGGCCGTGTCGAGCGCTCTGGTCGCCTTCGTCCTGCTGGGAGGCGTGCTGGGGCGCTCGCTGGCCGTGGAAGGGACCTATTCCTTCCTCAAGCTGTTCAACGAGGTCCTGTACCTGGTACGCAACAATTACGTCGAGCCGGTCAAGGACGACGCCCTGATGGAAGGAGCCTACCGGGGGATGCTCGAGGCTCTGGATCCGCAGAGCGAATACCTGTCGGCCGCGGAGGTGCATCTCGCCGCGAGCGGCGGCAGGAGCGGTCCGGCCGATCTGGGCCTGGTCCTGTCGAAGCGCCGTGGGTATGCCGTCGTGGTCTCGGCCATGGAGGACTCGCCGGGGCGCAAGGCCGGCCTTTCCACGGGAGACGTCATCCTCACGGTCGACGGGAAGTCGACGATGAAGATGGGAGCCTGGGAAGCGACGCAGGCGCTGCAGGGAAAGCCCGGGTCCACCGTGCGCCTGAACGTCCTGCGGGGCACCGAGGCGCGCAGCGAGGACATGAGCCTGGTGCGCAAGACTCCGGCGCGGGCCGCGGTGGTTGCCACGCTCCCCGAGCCGGGCACCGGAGTGCTGAAGGTCAGCTCCCTGCTGGAGGGAGACGCCGAGCGGGTCCGTAAGAGTCTGGCTTCCCTCAAGACCCAGGGTGCCCGCAAGCTCATCATCGATCTTCGCGCCAACGCCGGATCGCGCATGGAAGAAGCGGTGAAGGTTGCCGGGTTCTTTGCCGGCGCCGGGGTCGTGGCCCAGGTCGCCGATCGCAAGGCGGGAAATTCCGAACTGACGGCGCCGGCTTCACCCGCCGTCTGGAAAGGACCCCTGGTGGCGATCGTGGACGGCGGCACCGCCGGTGCCGCCGAGGTTCTCGCCGCGGCGCTTAGGGACCGGGCCGGGGCGTCGCTGGTGGGCGAGAAGACCTGGGGGATGGGAACGCTCCAGAAGGTCATCACTCTCCCGGCCGGAGACGGCATCCGGCTGTCGGTCGCGAAGTACCTGTCGCCCGCCGGCAAGGACTGGAACGGGACAGGGCTTTCGCCCGACGTGGCGCAGGCCAAAGACGCCGAATCGGGCACCGAGGACGTCCAGATGAAGAAAGCACTCGAGGTCCTCCGGCAGGACGGCCCGCAACGCCAGGCCGCCTGA